From Armatimonadota bacterium:
CATCGATCACGAGCGGAGCGGCTGTGCTCATCGCTCGCGATCCGTGTCCGCGTGCTTAGCAGCCAGGAAATCGTCCAGCGTGAAACGCCCAGCGGGCATGCTTCCCATTAGCTCCATAGCTAACGCACGCCGGGAATCCTCGCTCGCCGCCCGATTCCCGCGTCCGCCTCGCTTCCCACGGTCTGATTGAGACAGGGCAGGCGTCCAGGCGTCCAGGGCGGCGCGATCCACACGGTAGACAACACGCACGCCCGTTTCGCTTCGACGCGTGCGCGCAGGCAGCCTGCCCTGTTTGATGGCCTGGTACACGGCAGCGCGGGACACACCCTTCGCAGCCGCCGCTTCTGTTGTTGTCAGTTCTTCCATGCCCTCATATTACCATAAAGCCGTTATCACGTCAATCACACCGAAGCATAGACGCTAGAGACAGGTTCTACTAATTCGGGGTAGGCTTCAGTTCAGGAGGCTCGCAGGCGGTTGATTATCGCTAGGAATTCAGCGGGATTGCGAATGCCAAGAAGGTATTGCCTCCGATTCCCTCGGTCGTCGGCAAATGAAATATCAACGCGAGAGATCCAGAATCCCGCGTCACGCAGTTTGACCTTCCTGATACTCCTCAGTGGGATCTTTCGCCCCAGGCGTAACAGATCGAGCGAAATCCGTATGGCAAGCGTGTCCGAGTCCATTGTGACTGAACCTGGAGAACTCCTGTAACGACTCCAAATGTAAACGTTCGTCTGCCGAAAAGTCGCCTCGGGGTGCTTGCGTAGGTACCTGGTATCTCGGATGCGGTAGCCAAGTTGTGAGCCGTTTATCAAATAGGCCAATAAAGCGACGAAGCAGAGCCAGTTAACGAACGTAATGCTCGAAAGCGTTATCATCGTTGATACCACGTTGCTGTCCATCGGTCATCGCGCACTAGCGAATTACGATTCAGTTCCCCTTCGCCTTTCCACCCTTCTTGGTGGCAACGGCCGCGGCAATGAAGCGCTTAAAGAGCGGGTGGGCGCGGTTGGGGCGGCTCTTGAACTCAGGGTGAAACTGCGTGCCGATGAAGAACGGATGGTCTTTGATCTCCACGATCTCCACCAGTCTGCCGTCTGGCGAGGTGCCGCTGAGGAGGAGGCCGCCGTCGGTGAGCTGCTCGCGGTACTCGTTATTCACTTCGTAACGGTGCCGATGCCGTTCATAGACCAGGGCCTCACCGTAAACGTCCCTGGCAAGCGTTCCTTCAGCCAGGCGGCACGGGTAGAGTCCCAGGCGCATGGTGGCGCCCTTGTCTTCAATCTGTTCCTGCTCGGGAAGGATGTGGATCACGGGGTGAGGGGTCTGCTTGTCCACTTCGGTGGTATTCGCCCCTTCCAGTCCACAGACGTTCCGGGCGTACTCGATGACCGCCATTTGAAGGCCGTAGCAGAGCCCGAAGTACGGGATCTTGTTCTCCCGTGCGTAGCGCACCGCGTCCAGTTTTCCTTCGACGCCTCGCTCCCCGAAGCCTCCGGGCACAACGATTCCATGCACTCCCTTCAGGAGGTCGGCGGCGGCATTCGATTCCAGGTCGGCGGACTCGATCCAGCGGATGCTCACCCGGGCATCGTTTTCAATTCCACCGTGGTGGATCGCCTCGCTCACGCTCATATACGCGTCACGGAGGTCCGTGTACTTGCCGACGATGGCGACCTCCACCTCCTTCGAGGGCTTCGTGATCGCGTTGACAACCCGCTGCCATTCCCTGGTGTCGGCCACGGAGGGCTTGGAGTCGTAGAGGTAAAGGCGCTTGGCGATGAGGTCGCCGAAACCCTCCTCTTCGAAGATGAGGGGCACCTGGTAGATAGAGGGCACATCCAGGGACTCCATGACGGCGTCATCGTCCACGTCGCAGAACAGTGCGAGCTTGTCCCGCATTTCCTGGCTGATGGGGCTCTTGGCGCGGCATACGAGAATGTCCGGGTGGATGCCCACCTCGCGGAGTTTCGCGACGCTGTGCTGGGTCGGCTTGGTCTTGAGCTCGTTCCATGGGCCGACGCCGGGGATGAGGGTTACGTGAATGTAGAGCGAGCCGCCGGGACCGGCCTCTTTCTTGAACTGGCGGATGGCTTCCAGAAAGGGGAGGCTTTCGATATCGCCGACGGTGCCGCCGACTTCGATCACGGCGATGTCCGCGCCTTTGTCGCGCCCTGCGCGGCGGATCTGTTCCTTGATCTCGTCGGTGACATGTGGGATGACCTGCACGCAGCGGCCAAGGTAATCGCCCCGTCGTTCCTTGGCGATCACGTTCCCGTAGACGCTGCCCGTGGTGATGCTGTTCAGTTTATTGAGACTGAGATCGGCGAAGCGCTCGTAGTTGCCGAGGTCGAGGTCGGTCTCCGCGCCGTCATCGGTCACGAAAACCTCTCCGTGCTGGTACGGGTTCATCGTCCCCGCATCCACGTTGACGTAGGGGTCAACTTTCAACATCGTTACGCGCAATCCGCGGTTCTTCAGCAGGCGCCCGATGCTGGCGCTGGTGATTCCCTTTCCGATGGACGATACAACCCCGCCCGTTACAAATATGTATTTCGTCATGTCCGCCTCCCTGACCATGTGAAACTAGAACTTGCTACAACCATTTTGTCGCCCGCGCGGGGCGCCATATATGCCAAAAGGTGGGAAGGGCATCGTGCGATGCCCTTCCCGATTCAACCCGACCAGATTCTGTGTCCTTTGCCGACTTGGGCCGCGTCTGTGATGGCCCGGGCCACGAAGGACTTGGCCTTAACGGCCGCGTCCAGTACGCCTGTGCCCAGGGCGATATAAGCCGCGAGCGACGCCGAGAAAAGGCATCCCGTTCCGCGAACCGACGGCCCGGGAATCCGGTCGCCCGCCAGTTCGACAAACGTCTCGCCATCGAAGACGAGATCGATAGGCGACGTGTCATCCGCCCAATGGCCGCCTTTCACGATGACCCAGCGCGCTCCGTGTCCGTGAATGATCCGCGCCGCTTCCCGCGCTTCGTCCAGCGTTGAAATCGCTCTTTGAGCCAACGCGGCGGCCTCCGGCACGTTGGGGGTGACGATCAGTGTTTTGGGCAGGAGATCGGAGATGAGGCGCCGGATGCCGCGCGGCGTGAGGAGCACCCGTCCGTCTTTCGCTGCCAGCACGGGGTCGAGAACCACGTTTGGCAGTTTGCGGCGAGTAATGCGTTCGCTGACGGCCGAGACGATGCGCTCGTTGCCCAGCATGCCGATTTTGACCGCGGCTATCGGGGCGTCTTTGGCGACGGCGTCGATCTGGGCCTCTATGATGCGCGGCGGGAGGTAATGGATCGCGGTCACCCCCGTGCTGTTCTGCGCCAAGGCGGCAGTGATGACCGAGGTTCCGGTGACTCCGAGGAACTGAAACGCCCTGAGGTCCGCCTGTATCCCGGCGCCCCCGGAGGGGTCTGTGCCGGCGATGGTGAGGACCAGAGGGTGGGCCGTCATCGGATCCACTCCTCCGGCAGTTGCGAGAGGTCGGGGATGATCATGTCGGGCCTTTGATGGCTGGGGGCCGCCTCACCCTCTTCGCGGGAAGTGACGCCCGTGAGGACCAGCAGCGTCTTCACCCCTGCCGCCCGGCCGGCTTCGATGTCCGTGTCCAGGCGGTCTCCAATGACCACGGTCTCCTCCGGCGGGATCCCGCAGAGCCGGCAAACAAGGGCCGTACCCAGCGGATTGGGCTTGCCGACGTTCTCAGGTTCCTTCGAAGAGGCCGTGGCGATGGCCGCGACGATGCTGCCGGCGCCGGGGACCAGGATTCCGCCTTCGACGGGAAACGTGCTGTCGCGGTTGGTGCTGAAGAACCGAGCGCCGCCCAGAAGGTGATGCTGCGCGATTCTCATCTTGTCATACGTGAATTCGCGGTCGATTCCCACAGCCACCACATCGGCGCGCGGGCCGTCACCGGCGATCAGGCGGCATTGGGCCACGTCAACCAGTTCTTCGCGAAGGCCGTCGTGGCCAACCGGATAGGCGGAGCAGCCTGTCATGCCCCTTTCGACGAGCAGCCTTGCGAGGATGTGCGAGGAAGTTACAATTTCGTCCATCGAGCAGGCAATGCCCATATCCGCGAGTTTTGGGATATAACGCGCGCGAGTGCGAGATGAATTGTTGGTGAGAAAGCGTACGGTGTGCCCAGCGGTTCGAAGCGCGTCCACGCCCCACGCGGCCTGCGGGATGGGTTCTGTGCCACGGTATAGAACCCCGTCCATATCGAAAATGAAAAGCATTCGGTGTCGGCTACCTCCAGCGGCATTATAGCCCCCGGGGGGAAACGGCGCGGGAGTGCCCTCTGTTAGCCGGCGGGAAAATGCCGGACGCGCCTCCGGACATCGTGGTCCGGAGGCGCGTTGCCCCCGACGCGGCATGAACGTGCATGCGTTGTCAACGCTCACGAACACAACGATCGCCGTGTTCGGTTCCCTGGCGGGCTCGTCAACGTTTATGCGCGAACAGCCCTCCCGGTTGAATCCCGGCGCCGGCGCCACCGCCGTACCGGCTGTACAGCCACGAGATCCCGATCAGAGCGCCGCCGAGGCCGCCGAAGGAGAGCACGCGGAACTGGGATTCCAGGAAACCGAGATCGAACAGGAATACCTTGGCGCACGTCACCCCGAAAAGGCCCAGAGCGGCGATGCGCGTGATGCGGTGTTCCCGCGCTATCCCGAGGAGAAGCAGTGAGGTAGCAGCGAGCGTCCACACGACGGACACCGCTGATTGCGCCCACCGCTCCCAGTAGACGCCGATGCTTTGCTGGTAATAGGCAAAGGTGAAGTAGGTTTCCTGGGTGAGCGCCCAGAGCGTTACCAGCCCGGCGGCGACCAGGACTGTTGGAGGGATGTCTCGTTCTCCGTCGCCGGCCACCTGCGCGGACAGGGACGCCGCCACGCAGAGCGCGACCGCGGAGATCACGAAAGCAACGAACCGGGCGTTGGCGATCGGCGTGATCGTCGAATCCCAGGTCTGCGTGGCGTTCACCAGCAGCACCAGCGCGCCAATTCCAACCAGTCCGTAGGCAAGGTACCGAATTTCCGCGCGTCCGGGAGAGAATGCAGGCAGGAAAAGCATCGCGCCGTAGGAGCACATCAGTGCCGCAACCGTCATCCCCGCGATGGCCTCCCAGCCCAAGACCGGGTGCATGGCATAGGCGCCGACAATCTCAAGCCCGACGCAGAAGACGATCAGCGCGTGAACCGCCGGAGCAATAACGCGAGGCACGTTGTCTTCCGTCTCCGTCAGGGCCTCCTTCCGGCGGCCCGATACCCACGCGATGCTCAGCAGACTGACGATCGAAACGATGTATGCGAGGAATCTGGGATTAAATACCGGCCTCCACAGGTGCGAGCCGACGCCTGTTGCACCCAGGATCAGGGCGATGGCGACGAATGATGTGGCAATGGCGGTGACCCGCGCCTCCAAATCGTCGATGCGTACGCACAAAGAGTGTACCGCCGTCGCGTAGACGGAAATGGCAATGGCGATGATGTACGGTTCGGCGCCGACCAATCCACCGGATAGTTCGAACACCTTGCTTGTGAACCCATACTGGATCTGTTCTGCCAGCAGCCATGCGCCTGCCACGACCCAGGCCATCGCGTATGCCGGTCGTCCGTCGTCGCCGCCACATCGCTTCGTGTACCACGCTATCCAGCCAGATGCCAGGGCGAAGAATAACACGGGGATTCCGTGTTCGTTCAATACAAGGCGCCCCGTGGTCGCCGGGGTTGTGGTCAGGGTGGAAAGGAGAGCTACTGCCGCCAGGCCGTATACGATCTGTCCGGCGCGCCTGACAACCTCGGAATGAGATATGGCAGCCAGGCTGAGAAGGACGGCCGCCTCGACGCTCCACCCGACGCTGATCATGCCCTGCTTGAACTGAATGGGCACCGCAAGCGCCGCCATCGAGCACGAGATGCCGATGCAGGCTGTTTTGAGCGGCACGTCCGCGGGGCACTGGAAGCGCGTCAGGATGGCCAAACCCGCGAACAGCAGGCCGACCGCCACCGGGAAGGCGCCAGGAACTGACCCGAGGGCCGGCCGGATGAGGGCATTCCCCGCGGCAAAGTAGAAGGCGGTTGCGCCAATGAGGAGAAGCCAATCGGTCGGTTCGGTTGGTTCGCGCTTCGTCAGGACCGGCGCGATCGCGGCGGCGGCGTAGAGCAAGTAGTTCATTGTAAGGAATGCCATGACGAGCCAGCGATGGTCGGTCAGATTGGCGTCTACGGCCCAGCCGCCGAGGAGCAGCAGGGTCCCAAACGCGCTAAAGGCAACGTTGACTCGCCAGCCTTTGGACACCGCTACCGCCAGGACGCCGGCATTCAGAACGGTGATGTATGAGAGAAACGGCAGCAAACTACCACCAGCGGCGCCATTTCCAAGGAGCGCCGGTGTGGCGAACCCGCCGATCGTCGCAAGGGCGTGAAGGCTCGGGCTGTCGTAGCGGACCGCCAGGACCACACCGAGAACGGTAATGGCGATCATCAGGGCGAGGGACAGCTCGTATGAACCTATGCTGTAACGGGAAAAGGCCGCCCAAGCATCGAGATACAGTATCGCCAGGCCGCCGCCGGCCATTCCCTCGCTGAACCCGCTCTTCTCGGTCTTGCCGCGCGCGAACTCCCCGGCGATCATGAGGCCGAGGCCGGCGCCTGCGCCGACACCGAGGCGGCCGAACGGCGAGAGTTTGTCCCACGCGTACACAAGGAAAAATGCCACCGCCAGAAACACGGCGATCGCACCCACCCACAGAGCCCACTGGCGACCGATAATGTCTTCCCAGTCGACGCCGGCCTTCTCCGGGGTTGGTGATCCGAAGGTGAATGAGCTGGACGGCTGGCTCGGCCGCCCGACAGGCGGTGCAGGTCTGTAAGGCGTCTCGATCGCCGGTTCGGGTGGCTTCGCCTCCGGCTGCGGAGCATCCGGGCGCTTCGCCTCGGAAGACGCTTGCTCCGCCGCCTGCACAAAAGTAGCGAATGATACCTCGGGAGCATTGCTCTCGGGTGTTGCCTCCCGCGCCCAAACCGATGTTGGTTGCGGTTTCTCCTGTCGAAGCGGCTGGGTTGGAGGCGGTGCGGCCTTAGGGGTCGCGTCGGGGAACTCCGGGATGGGAGGGAGACCTGCCGTAAGGCGCCTCAAGTGGCCAAGCACGGCCTCCATCTGATTTTCGAGGCGATCCAAGCGTTCGCCGGTGGCCTCGGGTGTGTTCTCGGCCATGATCTGGCCTCCTTTCTATACGAAAACTGACGGCGTTTCGTATCAACCAGGGCCATTATCCGCTATTCGGCGTTGCAAGTTCGCGTGGCTTTGGGGCCATTCCGTTGTCGGCGAGGTACCGGATTTCCGGTACCCCCCAGGATCGCTTACAGTCCGGCCTGTTTGGCGATGAGGGCGGCCTCGGTCCGGCTGTTAACGTGGAGTTTGGACAGGATGGCGCTGACGTGGTTCTTCACCGTGCGCTCACTGAGGAAGAGGCCGTCGGCGATGTCCCGGTTCCGCAGTCCTTTCCCCAATTGCTCGAGAATCTCCATTTCGCGCCGGGTGAGTTCGGTGAACATCTCGTGGTGCTTGTGCAGGACGTTGGCCTGACGCGCGAACTCGCTCAGGACGTGGGTCACCAGGCTTGGCGGAAGCGTTCCCTCGCCGCGACGGGCCGCGCGGACCGCCTCCACAATCTCCGGAAGGGATGCGGATTTCAGCACGTACCCTAGCGCGCCGGCTTTCAACGCGCCGAAGAGACGCTCGTCGTCATCGTAATTCGTGAGGATGACTACCACGGTTGCGGGAAGCGCCTCGCGGATCTGGCGCGTTGCTTCGATTCCGTCGAGGCGCGGCATCTGGATATCTGTCAGCACAACATCGGGGCGCTGAACCTTCGCGATCTTCACACCGTGTTCGCCGTCGACCGCCTCGCCGACAACCTCCATATCCGGTTGGAGCCGGAGCAATTCCGCGAGAGTGTTGCGCAGCAAGCCCTCGTCTTCAATGAGCAGCACGCGAATGGAGTCCATGGAACCAGGCCTTTCTGTCCGGCGGCTGGATGGGGAGTCGGGCGACGATGACGGCGCCCGAACGTGCCCGGTCGACGATGCGGGTCGATCCGCCAAGAGATTCGGCGCGAGCGCGCAGCGAGGCAAGGCCGAATCCGGAGCCCCCATTTGCGCCGTCGGAGAACCCGATGCCATCATCGCAGACACGGATGTGATAGTAACGCCCGCCCCTCCGGATGCGAACGGTGATGCGGGAGGCTTCAGCGTGCTTCACGGCATTGGTCACCGCTTCCTGAACGATGCGGAGGACGTTGTGTTGATACGCTGCGGGGAATTCGCATGGCGGACCGTCGTATCCGAAATCGATGCGGATGGAGAATCGTTCGCTCAAGGTGACGAGATGTTGTCGCAGCGCGTCCATGAAATCCGTGGGACTCAGGGAATCGGGTCGCGTCTGGCGAATGAGAAATCGAAGCTCGTCCGAGGCGCGGCGGGCCGTTTCACGCTGTTCAACCGCGATGGACGCTGCGCGGAGAGGGTCGGTCTCGGAGACGGCTTCAGCGAGGTCCAGCCTCCGCGCGATCAATACGAGGTCGTGCTGGATGCCGTCGTGCATCTCGGCCGAGAGATCGCTCTGGTACTCGCTGACGGCGAGCTGGCGCGCCACTTTCTGGCTCTCGCGGCGCAGGAATGTGATGAGTGAGGCGACCAGGATGATGAAGAAATGCCGAAAGCCGACGTACATGTAGTTGCCGTCGATAAAGTATTTGTCCCACGTGTGGCTGAGCAGCCCGGCGCCGAACTGGCCGAGCACGCTCAACAACGTAACAAGAATGACCTGCTTGACGCTCAGGCGAAGTCCGGCGTAGGCTACTGCGAGGAAATAGATGAAACCTGTGGGATCCTCGGCATCGTGCAGGCCGATGAGGATTCCGGTCACGATTAGCGAGTCCATCACACACCACAACAGGGCCCACTTCGCGAGTTCACCTCCTCGAAGGACGACCCACGTGCGGAAGAGAAGGTACGCGCCAACGACCCCGACAACGATGTGCATCGTGTCCGAGGACGGGGTCATGTGGCTTTCCGTACCGCCGAGGAGCCACAGCGGCGCGAAGGGTACACATGCCCAGATGTGCAGAAGGAAGATCTTGTCGATGCGCCGGCCGGTATCCATCGCATTCCTCCGTACGGCTTGCTAGGCCGCCAGTCACATCATGCCACGGAGTGCATACGAAACACCAATGGGGACGGGAACCAAGCGTTCAGGCGCTCGGGAACGCCAATTGCCGACGTGTTGGACCCTTTGAAGGCTGCGGCCCGTGCCGGCGCTACAATAGGTTCAGCCTGGAGACCATTTCGCCCTTTCAATCGAACAGCATTTATAGTATAATAGTCATAAGAGTTGAGTCTCTAGTTATCAAGATGTCAAAACCAACAGTTGCTATCGTGGGCCGGCCAAACGTCGGCAAATCCACCCTGTTCAATCGAATCGTGGGTGAGCGTGTCGCCATCGTGGAGGACACGCCGGGTATCACTCGTGACCGTCTCTACGCCAACGTGGAGTGGAACGGCCGTGCCTTCGCGCTCGTGGATACCGGCGGAATCGTGCCGGACGGCGCGGAGTTCATGCAGAACGAGATCTACGCTCAAGCCCAGACCGCCGTGTCGGAGGCGGACGCCATCATCTTTCTCGTCGATGCGCTGGAGGGGCCGACGCCGGTGGACCAGGAAGTCGCAGAAGTGATGCGCAAATCCGGCACCCCGGTGATCCTGGCGGCGAACAAGACCGACAGCTTCAAGCGCGAAGGGGACGCACTGGAGTTTTACGGGCTGGGACTTGGCGACGTGTTCATGATTTCCGCGCTCAACGGGCGCGAAGTCGCCGACCTACTGGACGAGGTCGTGAAGGCGCTTCCGCCGGAAATGGACGAGCCGGAGGTCGAAGAGGATGTCATCCGGGTTGCCATCGTCGGCCGGCCGAACGTCGGAAAGTCATCCCTTTTGAACGCGCTGGTGGGAGAGAAGCGAGCGATAGTGAGCCCCGTGCCGGGGACCACGCGCGATGCGGTTGACACGACGGTTGAGTTCGAGGGAGACAGATACACCCTGGTGGACACCGCGGGCATCCGCCGCAGCGGAAAGGTGGCCGGAAGCGTCGAGTATTACATGGTGCTTCGAGCGCAACGCGCAATCGAGCGAGCCGACGTCACAGCGCTTATCATCGATGCGAACGACGGTGTTGCGGACGGCGACGCGCGCGTGGGCGGAATCTCCGACGATGCCGGCAGGGCCTGCGTGATCATCGTCAACAAATGGGACCTGATCAGCAACACGCAGATGCACAAGTTCGCCCAGGACGTGAAGGAGAAGCTGCCGTTCCTGGAGTACGCGCCTGTGATCTTCACCTCGGCAATCACGGGGCGCGGCGTGAAGGATATCCTGTCGACCGTCAAGGTCGCCGCGGATAACCACGCGCTGCGCATTCCGACGGCGGAGATGACACGTGTGGTCCGCGAGGCAGTGGACGCGCGGCCGTTCACGCGGCGCGGACGCGATCTGAAGGTGAGATTCGCGACACAGATCCGCGTGAAGCCGCCCACGATATCCGTGATGGTCAACAACCCGGACATCACGCACTCTTCGTATGAACGATACCTGATCAACCGCATTCGGGATGCGTTCGGATTCGTGGGAACGCCGGTCCGGCTCTTCCTGCGGCGCAGCGAGGACCGTGAGAAGCGGGAGAAGCAGGCATGATGGTGCTGGTGGAGTGGTGGAGCTTCATACCTCTTGTCCTGGCGGCGTATGTGGTCGGCAGCATCCCCTTCGGCGTTCTGGTCGGCAGGATGCGCGGTGTGGATCCAAGGAACGTTGGAAGCGGGAACATCGGGGCGACCAACGTTTTGCGGGCACTCGGTCCCGCGTGGGCGGCCATCGTTCTGCTTTTAGACCTGGCGAAGGGGTTTCTACCCGTCGCGGCTTCGCAGATATGGCTCGTTGGCCTGTTCAAGAGCCTCCGCGTATGGGGCAGGCCGGTGTTCGATCCCATCGACGGAGCGATGCCCATCCCCACGAATTACGTATACCTGACACAGAGAGGGATGTCTGTCGAGACGGGACTCGTGGTTGCCGCGGTGGCCGTTCTCGTCGGCGTTGCCGCGATGGTTGGGCACAACTGGTCACTTTTCCTCAAGGGGAAGGGCGGCAAAGGGGCATCCACAGGGTTCGGCGTGGTGCTGGCCCTCGACTGGCGGGTGGCGGTGCTCATCGCGACGGTGTTCATCGTTGTGGTCCTCGTAACGCGGTACGTGTCGCTGGGTTCGACGCTTGGCGCGTGGTGCGTTCCGCTCGGTTTGTGGTACTGGCATCGGGGAACCGCCGAATTAACGCCTCTGCTTGGGTTTGGCCTGGCGGCGGCGCTGCTCATCACGGTGAAGCACCGGGCGAATTACAAGAGGCTGTTGAACGGCACGGAGTCGAAGTTCGGGAGAAAGCCACCGACTGAGCCAGGTTGAACTTCTTCCGGGTAATCAGTACATATTTTCCCGGCGACTGAAGTCGCGGCTCTGACAGGCACGAAGCCCGCCTCCGCGGGCTGAGTGCGACCACCGACTGAAGTCGGTGGCTGACGTTCGGATGTCGGCTGAAGCCGACAGATGTAATGCAGGTGAGCAGACGGGTGTGTTGGTAGTCGAATGAGTCGGCTTCAGCCGACATTCTCTGGCCCGCCACCGACTTCAGTCGGTGGGTCTAGTGGAGGCAACCATGCCGGGAAGCCACGCTGAGATTTACGTTCATCTCGTCTGGACAACGGTGGCAAGACAACCGCTGCTGGCAGGTAAGACTCGTGACATCGCATATGCTGTGATCCGGGCGGAATGTGAATCGGTTCGCGCGCAGCCGATTGCGTTGGGTGGGTTCGAAGATCACGTTCATTTGCTTTCCAGACTGCCGGCTACTCTAGATATCAGCCACCTTGCCAAACAGGTTAAGGGTGTATCGTCACACGCCATCCGCCAGGTTCCGGACCTCGATGGCTTTGGATGGCAAGAAGGATACAGTGGATTCTCTGTGTCCCGCTGGGATGTTCCCAAGATGACGAAGTACATTGCGAATCAAGAGGAGCATCACAGGGGCGGCACGGCGA
This genomic window contains:
- the tnpA gene encoding IS200/IS605 family transposase yields the protein MPGSHAEIYVHLVWTTVARQPLLAGKTRDIAYAVIRAECESVRAQPIALGGFEDHVHLLSRLPATLDISHLAKQVKGVSSHAIRQVPDLDGFGWQEGYSGFSVSRWDVPKMTKYIANQEEHHRGGTAKAILEPSTD
- the plsY gene encoding glycerol-3-phosphate 1-O-acyltransferase PlsY, translated to MMVLVEWWSFIPLVLAAYVVGSIPFGVLVGRMRGVDPRNVGSGNIGATNVLRALGPAWAAIVLLLDLAKGFLPVAASQIWLVGLFKSLRVWGRPVFDPIDGAMPIPTNYVYLTQRGMSVETGLVVAAVAVLVGVAAMVGHNWSLFLKGKGGKGASTGFGVVLALDWRVAVLIATVFIVVVLVTRYVSLGSTLGAWCVPLGLWYWHRGTAELTPLLGFGLAAALLITVKHRANYKRLLNGTESKFGRKPPTEPG